Proteins from a genomic interval of Amycolatopsis sp. cg13:
- a CDS encoding sensor histidine kinase, protein MDRGPDSDAQRWVLGWRRLVLDAGLLVYPLIVLAQTAGQSVAVVVLLAFCACYIGAAVAAYQFRSRAFWILTGVLTALFGVVLPIARANAFYLLAVVVSLAVPRLPRWGVVIVPIAAAVTVVVPWAVWHADPGWAQAAALVFTVLVVVAFAEALRANRALVQARAEVERLAADAERSRISRDLHDLLGHSLTAITVKSNLARRLAAKGDGRAVDEIGEVEQLSRQALADVRAAVSGYRDVTLAGELARGRELLRAAGISADFPTAVDGPHQELFGWVVREGLTNVVRHSRATACAVIVSGDAVEIRDDGVGSSADPGNGLSGLLDRVVAAGGRMEAGAVRPRGWRLRVTVGES, encoded by the coding sequence GTGGACCGCGGCCCCGATTCCGACGCGCAACGCTGGGTACTGGGCTGGCGCCGGCTTGTGCTGGACGCCGGCCTCCTGGTGTACCCGCTGATCGTTCTCGCCCAGACTGCCGGCCAGTCGGTGGCGGTGGTCGTTCTGCTGGCGTTCTGTGCCTGCTACATCGGGGCGGCTGTTGCTGCTTACCAGTTCCGGAGCCGGGCTTTCTGGATTCTGACCGGGGTGTTGACGGCGCTGTTCGGCGTGGTGTTGCCGATCGCGCGGGCTAACGCGTTCTACCTGCTTGCGGTGGTGGTGTCGCTCGCTGTTCCGCGGTTGCCGCGTTGGGGCGTGGTCATTGTGCCGATCGCCGCTGCGGTGACTGTGGTGGTGCCTTGGGCGGTCTGGCATGCGGATCCGGGGTGGGCGCAGGCGGCCGCGTTGGTGTTCACCGTGTTGGTGGTCGTCGCGTTCGCGGAGGCACTGCGCGCGAATCGGGCGTTGGTGCAGGCCCGGGCGGAGGTGGAGCGGTTGGCCGCGGACGCGGAACGGTCGCGGATTTCGCGGGACTTGCATGATCTGCTCGGGCATTCGCTTACCGCGATCACGGTGAAGAGCAATCTCGCCCGGCGGCTCGCGGCTAAGGGGGATGGGCGGGCTGTGGACGAGATCGGTGAGGTCGAGCAGTTGTCTCGGCAGGCGCTCGCGGATGTTCGGGCGGCGGTTTCCGGGTATCGGGATGTGACGCTTGCCGGAGAGCTTGCACGGGGACGGGAATTGTTGCGGGCTGCCGGGATCAGCGCGGATTTTCCTACCGCGGTGGACGGGCCGCATCAGGAATTGTTCGGGTGGGTGGTCCGGGAGGGGCTGACTAATGTGGTTCGGCATTCTCGGGCTACTGCTTGTGCGGTGATTGTTTCGGGGGATGCCGTGGAGATTCGGGACGACGGTGTTGGTTCTTCAGCGGATCCGGGGAATGGGCTTTCCGGGTTGCTGGATCGGGTGGTTGCCGCCGGCGGGCGGATGGAGGCCGGGGCGGTGCGGCCTCGGGGGTGGCGGTTGCGGGTGACGGTGGGGGAATCGTGA
- a CDS encoding ArsC/Spx/MgsR family protein codes for MEIWVNPRCSKCRSAASLLDEAGAEYTVRRYLEDPPTEAELVAVLDRLGLDPWHITRTGEKIAGELGLKSWTRTPEDRPRWIAALAEHPELIQRPIITADDGTTVVARDEETVRSVLS; via the coding sequence GTGGAGATCTGGGTGAACCCGCGTTGTTCGAAGTGCCGCTCGGCGGCGTCGCTGCTCGACGAGGCAGGCGCGGAGTACACCGTGCGCCGCTATCTGGAGGACCCGCCGACCGAGGCGGAACTCGTCGCGGTGCTCGACCGGCTCGGCCTCGACCCGTGGCACATCACCCGCACCGGCGAGAAAATCGCCGGTGAACTCGGGCTGAAATCCTGGACCCGGACTCCGGAAGACCGTCCACGGTGGATCGCCGCGCTCGCCGAGCACCCGGAGCTGATCCAGCGTCCGATCATCACCGCCGACGACGGCACCACAGTGGTCGCCCGCGACGAGGAAACCGTCCGGTCGGTGCTCAGCTGA
- a CDS encoding sensor histidine kinase — MATTGEPRPRSWPVRVRAALDALEHLVGGIGTSVLALLVLLGVVTVALLCLVGVGLVLARPMLSVVHAVADRERIRLTAMKPDVISPGPGPERLGAALRDRTVQREVLWVVVHGLAGFLLGFIGLTIVLNTARDGLFPLYWYLLPPDDATASLGWPVHSLAEALPVSLLGVAWAFLSVALLPAMARLQALPGRRLLPAGSDADVTLRIAHLTATRAAALDAHSAELRRIERALHDGTQNRLVAVNVLVGAARRAAVRGSADVDEILGRAQDATEAALAELRAVVRSILPPVLADRSLADALTALAADCPVPCTIDADLPGRYAVSVEASVYFVVAEALTNVAKHSGARHVEVVLRRQDDLLHLRITDDGRGGAAETGGSGLGGMRRRIEALDGTFALASPAGGPTTLTVSLPCGL; from the coding sequence ATGGCAACCACAGGCGAACCTCGGCCGCGTTCGTGGCCGGTGCGGGTCCGGGCTGCTCTCGACGCGTTGGAACACCTCGTCGGCGGGATCGGTACTTCGGTGCTGGCGTTGCTGGTGCTGCTCGGCGTGGTCACGGTCGCGCTGTTGTGCCTCGTGGGCGTCGGATTGGTGCTGGCGCGGCCGATGTTGAGCGTCGTGCACGCGGTCGCCGATCGGGAGCGGATCCGGCTCACCGCGATGAAGCCGGACGTCATCAGCCCCGGCCCGGGTCCCGAGCGGCTCGGGGCGGCGTTGCGCGACCGGACTGTGCAGCGCGAAGTGCTGTGGGTTGTGGTGCACGGCCTCGCGGGGTTCCTGCTCGGCTTCATCGGGCTGACGATCGTGCTCAACACCGCGCGCGACGGGCTGTTCCCGCTCTACTGGTACCTGCTGCCGCCGGACGACGCGACGGCCTCGCTCGGCTGGCCGGTGCACAGCCTGGCCGAAGCGCTTCCGGTGTCGCTGCTCGGCGTCGCGTGGGCGTTCCTTTCCGTCGCGCTGTTGCCCGCGATGGCGCGGCTGCAGGCGCTGCCCGGCCGACGGCTGCTGCCGGCGGGTTCGGACGCGGACGTCACGCTGCGGATCGCCCACCTCACCGCCACCCGCGCCGCCGCGCTCGACGCGCATTCCGCTGAGCTGCGCCGCATCGAACGGGCGCTGCACGACGGCACGCAGAACCGGCTGGTCGCGGTGAACGTCCTGGTCGGCGCGGCCCGCCGGGCAGCCGTGCGGGGTTCGGCGGACGTCGACGAGATCCTCGGCCGCGCGCAGGACGCCACCGAGGCCGCGCTCGCCGAATTGCGCGCGGTGGTGCGCAGCATCCTGCCGCCCGTGCTGGCCGACCGGAGCCTCGCCGACGCGTTGACCGCACTCGCCGCGGACTGCCCGGTGCCGTGCACGATCGACGCCGACCTGCCTGGCCGGTACGCCGTTTCGGTGGAGGCATCGGTGTATTTCGTGGTCGCCGAGGCGCTCACGAACGTCGCCAAGCACAGCGGTGCCCGTCACGTGGAGGTCGTGCTGCGTCGGCAGGACGACCTGCTCCACCTCCGGATCACCGACGACGGCCGCGGCGGTGCTGCCGAAACCGGCGGCTCGGGACTCGGCGGGATGCGCCGCCGGATCGAGGCGCTCGACGGAACTTTCGCGCTGGCGAGCCCCGCCGGCGGACCGACCACTCTGACTGTGAGCCTGCCATGCGGATTGTGA
- a CDS encoding SDR family NAD(P)-dependent oxidoreductase, protein MDLGLKGKCAVVTGANRGIGLAVAEVLAAEGADLALVARDQETLAAAVESVGRHGTKVIAVVADTTDDAAVAAMAERVATEFGAADILVNCAAPASSGVRTPLDDLRDDDLRTEIETKVLGYLRCARALAPRMRERGWGRIVNVSGLNARIAASTFGSIRNVAVAAMTKNLADELGPQGITATVVHPGYTVTERTPEKFAEIAAMRGISVAELEKSLAAGVSIGRLVTAAEVADVVAFLASPRSVAINGDAIAVGGGVPGQIYY, encoded by the coding sequence GTGGATCTCGGGTTGAAGGGCAAATGCGCGGTCGTCACGGGCGCTAACCGCGGGATTGGGCTGGCGGTCGCCGAGGTGCTCGCGGCGGAGGGGGCGGACCTCGCGCTCGTCGCCCGGGACCAGGAAACGCTCGCGGCGGCGGTGGAAAGCGTCGGCAGGCATGGTACGAAGGTCATCGCGGTGGTCGCCGACACCACCGACGACGCCGCGGTCGCGGCGATGGCGGAGCGGGTCGCGACGGAGTTCGGCGCGGCGGACATCCTGGTCAACTGCGCGGCTCCGGCGTCGAGCGGGGTCCGGACGCCGCTCGACGACCTGCGCGACGACGACCTGCGCACCGAGATCGAGACCAAGGTGCTCGGCTACCTGCGGTGCGCCCGCGCGCTCGCGCCGCGGATGCGGGAGCGCGGCTGGGGCCGGATCGTGAACGTCAGCGGGCTCAACGCGCGGATCGCCGCCTCGACGTTCGGCTCGATTCGCAACGTCGCGGTCGCGGCGATGACCAAAAATCTCGCCGACGAACTGGGGCCGCAGGGCATTACCGCAACGGTGGTGCATCCGGGCTACACGGTCACCGAGCGGACGCCGGAGAAGTTCGCCGAGATCGCCGCGATGCGGGGGATTTCGGTGGCGGAGCTGGAGAAAAGCCTCGCTGCCGGAGTGAGCATCGGGCGGTTGGTGACGGCGGCCGAGGTGGCGGACGTCGTGGCGTTCCTGGCGTCTCCGCGCAGTGTCGCGATCAACGGGGACGCTATCGCGGTCGGCGGCGGGGTTCCCGGGCAGATTTACTACTGA
- a CDS encoding alpha/beta fold hydrolase, which translates to MTATVVLVHGAFADSSSWNGEIERLQAAGHRVIAAANPLRGVAEDAAYVRSLLDSVEGPIVLVGHSYGGSVISAAAAGHPGVRALVYIAGFVPDEGESAGELAGKFPGGTLGETLEQVALPEGVDLYVRQDLFHQQFAADVPAAQARLMAAGQRPIAAAALDEASPAPAWKELPVYSLIPTADKNIPPAAQRFMAERAEAEVVEVADASHAVLVSQPDVVAELILRAAR; encoded by the coding sequence ATGACTGCCACTGTCGTTCTGGTGCACGGCGCGTTCGCGGATTCGTCCAGCTGGAACGGGGAGATCGAGCGGCTGCAAGCAGCCGGACACCGGGTGATCGCGGCGGCGAACCCGCTGCGCGGAGTCGCCGAGGACGCCGCCTACGTGCGGTCTTTGCTGGACAGCGTCGAAGGCCCGATCGTCCTGGTAGGCCACTCCTACGGCGGCTCGGTGATCTCGGCCGCCGCCGCGGGTCATCCCGGGGTGCGGGCGCTGGTCTACATCGCGGGCTTCGTCCCGGACGAGGGCGAGAGCGCGGGCGAACTGGCCGGAAAGTTCCCCGGCGGGACCCTCGGCGAGACGTTGGAGCAGGTCGCCCTGCCTGAGGGCGTCGACCTTTATGTCCGGCAGGACCTGTTCCACCAGCAGTTCGCCGCGGACGTTCCCGCCGCGCAGGCCCGCCTGATGGCCGCGGGCCAACGCCCGATCGCCGCCGCGGCCTTGGACGAGGCTTCGCCCGCCCCGGCGTGGAAGGAATTGCCGGTCTACAGCCTCATTCCGACCGCGGACAAGAACATCCCGCCCGCGGCGCAGCGTTTCATGGCGGAACGCGCGGAGGCGGAGGTAGTCGAGGTGGCCGACGCTTCGCACGCGGTGCTGGTTTCGCAGCCGGACGTGGTGGCGGAGCTGATCCTGCGCGCTGCCCGCTGA
- a CDS encoding helix-turn-helix transcriptional regulator, translating to MRNVPLSEVDALPRAVLAISTDYPPDHFLPPHRHRRAQFLYGATGSMRVGTADGTWTVPTRRAVLIPPETDHSVVMMNVTTRSLYLEPSAVPWFPRRCQTVDVSPLLRELLREAVDVVPEYPRRGRDAALISLLLHEISRCVPLPLELPWPRHEGLRALCQSFSDAPDVHDPPSRWAEELHVSERTLHRLFRAETGLSFARWRERACVLHALPLLAADLPVADVAVTLGYESPAAFTTMFSRLLGAPPRSYREP from the coding sequence ATGCGCAACGTTCCGTTGTCCGAGGTCGACGCCCTCCCACGGGCCGTACTCGCGATCAGCACGGACTACCCGCCAGACCACTTCCTGCCGCCGCATCGCCACCGACGCGCGCAGTTCCTCTACGGCGCCACCGGCTCCATGCGCGTCGGAACGGCCGACGGAACGTGGACCGTCCCGACCCGGCGCGCGGTGCTGATCCCGCCGGAGACCGACCACAGCGTCGTGATGATGAACGTGACCACGCGCAGTCTCTACCTGGAACCGTCCGCCGTGCCGTGGTTCCCGCGCCGGTGCCAGACTGTCGACGTCTCGCCCCTGCTGCGCGAATTGCTCCGGGAAGCCGTGGATGTCGTCCCGGAATACCCTCGCCGCGGCCGCGATGCCGCGTTGATTTCCCTTCTGCTGCACGAAATCTCCCGCTGCGTTCCGCTGCCGCTGGAACTCCCTTGGCCGCGGCACGAAGGCTTGCGCGCGCTGTGTCAGTCCTTTTCGGACGCTCCCGACGTCCACGATCCCCCGTCGCGCTGGGCGGAGGAGTTGCACGTCAGCGAACGCACCCTGCACCGGCTGTTCCGCGCCGAAACGGGCCTGAGCTTCGCCCGCTGGCGAGAGCGGGCCTGCGTACTGCACGCGCTCCCGCTGCTGGCCGCGGACCTTCCGGTGGCGGACGTCGCGGTCACCCTCGGATACGAAAGCCCGGCTGCGTTCACGACGATGTTCAGCCGCCTGCTCGGCGCCCCGCCCCGGTCCTACCGTGAGCCGTGA
- a CDS encoding response regulator transcription factor, which yields MTIRLLLADDQVLVRQALGTLLDLEDDFEVVAQVGRGDEVVGAALECSPDVALLDIEMPGLDGLAAAAVLAEQVPRCRVVVLTTFGRAGYLRRAMEAGAVGFVVKDAPAEALGDAIRRVMQGERVVDPALAVATLAAGESPLTARERDVLIAARGGGSVAEIAGSLYLSEGTVRNYLSGAIAKTGARNRMGAVRVADDRGWL from the coding sequence GTGACTATTCGGTTGTTGCTCGCTGATGATCAGGTGCTGGTGCGGCAGGCGTTGGGGACTCTGCTTGATCTTGAGGACGACTTTGAGGTCGTCGCTCAGGTCGGGCGGGGGGATGAGGTGGTGGGGGCTGCGTTGGAGTGTTCCCCGGATGTGGCGTTGCTGGATATCGAGATGCCCGGGTTGGACGGGTTGGCCGCGGCTGCTGTTTTGGCGGAGCAGGTGCCCCGTTGTCGGGTGGTGGTTTTGACGACGTTCGGGCGGGCTGGGTATTTGCGGCGGGCTATGGAGGCTGGGGCGGTTGGGTTTGTGGTTAAGGATGCTCCGGCTGAGGCGTTGGGGGATGCTATTCGACGGGTGATGCAAGGGGAGCGGGTGGTGGATCCGGCGTTGGCGGTGGCGACTTTGGCTGCTGGGGAATCGCCGTTGACTGCTCGGGAAAGGGATGTGTTGATCGCGGCTCGGGGTGGGGGGTCGGTTGCCGAGATCGCGGGGAGTTTGTATTTGTCTGAGGGGACTGTGCGGAATTATTTGTCTGGGGCTATTGCCAAGACTGGGGCACGGAATCGGATGGGGGCGGTTCGGGTTGCTGATGATCGGGGGTGGTTGTGA
- a CDS encoding CPBP family intramembrane glutamic endopeptidase, which yields MTALRALVARRPITTFFALAITLSWLAWIPYVLSDNGLGIVHFGFPPVLGTTQILGMLPGAYLGPIFAAFLVTALAEGRPGLRAWAGRLLRWRVNWRWYALALFAVPVVLTISSLPFAGPFRIPAASLILVWALGFILQVITTGLAEEPGWRDFALPHLQPKYGPLRGTLILGPLWGVWHLPLFFTEWGHWPNVTVWSVLEFVATAIAISFVMTWVFNRSGESLPIALLLHAGINNYLSVAWGELFPSADPKIAEHLLFAAFAAAALIVVVATRGRLGYPHAVRELQVAQ from the coding sequence ATGACCGCACTACGCGCCCTCGTCGCACGCCGCCCCATCACGACCTTCTTCGCCCTCGCCATCACGCTCAGCTGGCTCGCGTGGATCCCTTACGTGCTCTCGGACAACGGCCTCGGCATCGTCCACTTCGGATTCCCGCCAGTACTCGGCACGACGCAAATCCTCGGCATGCTCCCCGGCGCGTACCTGGGCCCGATCTTCGCCGCGTTCCTCGTCACCGCACTCGCCGAAGGCCGCCCCGGGCTGCGCGCGTGGGCCGGCCGGTTGCTGCGCTGGCGGGTGAACTGGCGGTGGTACGCACTCGCCCTCTTCGCGGTCCCAGTCGTGCTGACGATCTCCAGCCTGCCCTTCGCCGGACCATTCCGGATCCCCGCCGCGTCGCTGATCCTGGTGTGGGCCTTGGGCTTCATCCTGCAGGTGATCACCACCGGCCTCGCCGAAGAACCCGGCTGGCGCGATTTCGCCCTGCCGCACTTGCAGCCGAAGTACGGGCCGTTGCGCGGCACGCTGATCCTCGGTCCGCTGTGGGGCGTCTGGCATCTGCCGTTGTTCTTCACCGAATGGGGACACTGGCCGAACGTGACGGTCTGGTCGGTGCTGGAATTCGTCGCGACTGCCATCGCGATCAGCTTCGTGATGACCTGGGTGTTCAACCGCAGCGGCGAAAGCCTGCCGATCGCGCTGCTGCTGCACGCCGGGATCAACAACTACCTGTCCGTCGCCTGGGGCGAACTATTCCCCAGTGCGGACCCGAAAATCGCCGAACACCTGCTGTTCGCCGCCTTCGCCGCGGCCGCGCTGATCGTGGTCGTCGCGACCAGGGGCCGTCTCGGCTACCCCCACGCTGTGCGGGAACTCCAAGTCGCTCAGTAG
- a CDS encoding sulfite exporter TauE/SafE family protein, with protein MLTSILILLLFGCLSGVTTVLFGFGGGFVTVPVVAAVTSRGDAMHVAVATSTAVMVVNAISATVVQARAGRLRRDYIWPLAAFVAIGAVAGSVAATYAGDGLLRVLFIAYLAVTIVDSLARGGFLKPQGEPKPLSTFTTTAGGVGIGAVASFLGVGGSVMTVPLLRRKGLPMADAAAMANPLSVPVAVVATAVYATAGGGPSGYLDPIAGAALLAGSLPTIALVRRVADRLPDKVHAVAYVVLLAAALIAVAVS; from the coding sequence GTGTTGACCTCGATCCTGATTCTTCTGCTCTTCGGCTGCCTGAGCGGCGTGACGACTGTGTTGTTCGGCTTCGGCGGCGGATTCGTCACCGTGCCAGTGGTCGCGGCGGTCACGAGCCGCGGCGACGCGATGCATGTCGCCGTCGCTACCTCCACCGCGGTGATGGTCGTGAACGCGATCAGCGCGACCGTCGTACAAGCCCGGGCCGGACGGCTCCGGCGCGATTACATCTGGCCGCTCGCCGCGTTCGTCGCGATCGGTGCCGTGGCGGGTTCGGTGGCCGCGACCTACGCCGGGGACGGGCTGTTGCGCGTCCTGTTCATCGCCTACCTGGCAGTGACCATTGTGGACAGCCTCGCGCGCGGCGGATTCCTTAAGCCGCAAGGGGAACCGAAGCCGTTGAGCACGTTCACGACCACCGCGGGCGGCGTCGGGATCGGTGCGGTGGCGAGTTTCCTCGGCGTGGGCGGCAGCGTGATGACGGTGCCGTTGTTGCGCCGCAAGGGGCTTCCGATGGCGGACGCGGCCGCGATGGCGAACCCGCTCAGTGTTCCGGTCGCGGTGGTGGCCACCGCGGTTTACGCGACGGCGGGCGGCGGACCGTCGGGATACCTCGACCCGATCGCGGGCGCGGCGCTGCTGGCCGGTTCACTGCCGACGATCGCGCTCGTCCGGCGGGTCGCCGACCGGTTGCCGGACAAGGTGCATGCCGTCGCGTACGTGGTGCTGCTGGCGGCGGCGCTGATCGCCGTGGCGGTCAGCTGA
- a CDS encoding DUF5997 family protein: MTAQKTPQTMKPATAAKKLGVYLEATPAEFRAGAVSRDELNALQTDPPEWLRDLRRNGPHPRPVVAAKLGVSIGGLARGGVTEALTTDQIEALKSENPTWLQRERETQAEVRREAARLNAEKTE; the protein is encoded by the coding sequence ATGACGGCGCAGAAGACCCCCCAGACCATGAAGCCGGCGACGGCAGCGAAGAAGCTGGGCGTCTACCTCGAAGCCACCCCCGCAGAGTTCCGCGCGGGCGCCGTCTCGCGCGACGAGCTGAACGCCCTCCAGACGGACCCGCCGGAATGGCTCCGCGACCTCCGCCGCAACGGCCCGCACCCGCGCCCGGTCGTCGCCGCGAAACTGGGAGTCTCCATCGGCGGCCTGGCCCGAGGCGGCGTCACCGAGGCCCTGACGACGGACCAGATCGAGGCCCTGAAGTCGGAGAATCCCACCTGGCTGCAACGCGAACGCGAAACCCAAGCCGAGGTCCGCCGCGAAGCCGCCCGATTGAACGCGGAGAAGACTGAGTAA
- a CDS encoding LysR substrate-binding domain-containing protein, whose product MTGADQASAFRLAYVPGATPAKWVRIWGERNPEVSLDLVAVTAAEAADAVREGQADAALLRLSEDREGLHAIPLYTETTVVIVPKDHLVAAADEVSIADLADELVLHPLDDSLGWDELPGKPALERPETTADAIELVAAGVGVVLVPQSLARLHHRRDLTYRPVEDAVQSRVALSWPEGDTSDLVEQFIGIVRGRTVNSTRGQQETQAKTGKAAPAKKKPQQQREPARRRNTPKPGGRGKPRRRR is encoded by the coding sequence GTGACAGGAGCCGACCAGGCCTCGGCGTTCCGGCTCGCCTACGTTCCGGGTGCGACCCCCGCGAAGTGGGTCCGGATCTGGGGCGAACGCAATCCCGAAGTGTCGCTTGACCTGGTCGCGGTCACTGCTGCCGAGGCCGCCGACGCGGTGCGCGAAGGGCAGGCGGACGCGGCGTTGCTGCGGCTGTCCGAGGACCGCGAAGGGCTGCACGCGATTCCGCTCTACACCGAGACCACCGTGGTCATCGTTCCCAAGGATCACCTGGTCGCGGCGGCTGACGAGGTGTCCATTGCGGACCTCGCGGACGAGCTTGTGCTGCATCCGCTCGACGACTCGCTCGGCTGGGACGAGCTGCCCGGCAAGCCCGCGCTCGAGCGGCCGGAGACGACGGCGGACGCGATCGAGCTGGTGGCGGCGGGGGTCGGCGTGGTGCTGGTGCCGCAGTCGCTTGCTCGGTTGCATCATCGTCGTGACCTCACGTACCGGCCGGTCGAGGACGCGGTGCAGTCGCGCGTCGCGTTGTCCTGGCCGGAGGGCGACACCAGCGACCTGGTGGAGCAGTTCATCGGCATCGTCCGCGGGCGCACGGTGAACAGCACTCGCGGGCAGCAGGAAACACAGGCCAAGACGGGCAAGGCGGCACCGGCGAAGAAGAAGCCGCAGCAGCAGCGCGAACCGGCTCGTCGGCGGAATACGCCCAAGCCCGGCGGGCGCGGCAAGCCTCGTCGGCGTCGTTAA
- a CDS encoding GNAT family N-acetyltransferase, which yields MTLPLTTDRLVIRDWTADDAEAAFQIYGSSDVTHWLTPAMDRVGDAAAMRSVLQAWQEAQPNLLPPRGRWAVELRSDGRVIGGLGIRLLPPYREDLELSWQLRPEEWGHGYATEAGRALVEWAFSQDGTDELFAVARPGNSRAIATAERIGMQWVGETTKYYDLRLQVYRVRRGDVV from the coding sequence ATGACCCTGCCGCTGACCACCGACCGTCTCGTGATCCGGGACTGGACGGCTGACGACGCCGAAGCCGCGTTTCAGATCTACGGCTCTTCCGATGTGACGCATTGGCTGACACCCGCCATGGACCGCGTTGGCGACGCTGCCGCGATGCGGTCGGTGTTGCAGGCCTGGCAGGAGGCGCAGCCTAATTTGCTTCCGCCTCGGGGGAGGTGGGCTGTCGAGTTGCGTTCCGATGGGCGGGTTATTGGGGGGCTGGGGATTCGGTTGTTGCCGCCTTATCGGGAGGATTTGGAGCTGAGCTGGCAGTTGCGGCCCGAGGAGTGGGGGCACGGGTATGCGACTGAGGCTGGGCGGGCGTTGGTGGAGTGGGCGTTTTCCCAGGATGGGACTGATGAGTTGTTCGCGGTGGCGCGGCCTGGTAATTCCCGGGCTATTGCTACTGCGGAGCGGATTGGGATGCAGTGGGTTGGGGAGACTACTAAGTATTACGATTTGAGGTTGCAGGTTTATCGGGTTCGACGCGGGGATGTTGTTTGA